In Zalophus californianus isolate mZalCal1 chromosome 17, mZalCal1.pri.v2, whole genome shotgun sequence, one DNA window encodes the following:
- the HSDL1 gene encoding inactive hydroxysteroid dehydrogenase-like protein 1 → MAAVDSFYLLYREIARSCNCYMEALALVGAWYTARKSITVICDFYSLVRLHFIPRLVSRADLIKQYGRWAVVSGATDGIGRAYAEELASRGLDIILISRNQDKLQMVARDIADTYRVETEVIVADFSNGREIYDPIREALKDKDIGILVNNVGVFYPYPQYFTQVSEDRLWDIIHVNVAAASLMVHIVLPGMLERKKGAIVTISSGSCCKPTPQLAAYSASKAYLDHFSRALQYEYASKGIFVQSLIPFYVATDVTTPGSFLHKCPWLVPSPKVYAHHAVSTLGISKRTTGYWSHSIQFLFAQYMPEWLWVWGANVLNRSLRKEALSCKA, encoded by the exons ATGGCTGCTGTTGACAGCTTCTACCTCTTGTATAGGGAGATTGCCAGGTCATGCAATTGCTACATGGAAGCTCTGGCCTTGGTTGGAGCCTGGTACACAGCCAGGAAGAGCATCACTGTCATCTGTGACTTCTACAGCCTGGTCAGGCTGCATTTCATCCCACGCCTGGTGAGCAGAGCAGATCTGATCAAGCAGTATGGAAGATGGGCCGTTGTGAGTG GTGCGACCGATGGGATCGGCCGAGCGTACGCAGAAGAGCTGGCAAGCCGTGGCCTCGATATCATCCTGATTAGCCGCAATCAAGACAAGCTGCAGATGGTCGCCAGAGACATAGCTGACACCTACAGAGTGGAAACCGAAGTTATAGTTGCGGACTTCAGCAATGGCCGCGAGATCTACGACCCGATCCGAGAAGCCTTGAAGGACAAAGACATTGGCATCTTGGTGAATAACGTAGGCGTGTTTTATCCCTACCCCCAGTATTTTACTCAGGTCTCCGAGGACAGACTCTGGGACATCATACATGTAAACGTTGCTGCGGCTAGTTTGATGGTCCATATAGTGTTACCAGGGAtgctggagagaaagaagggtgCCATTGTCACTATCTCATCTGGCTCCTGCTGCAAACCCACTCCCCAGCTGGCTGCGTATTCTGCTTCTAAG GCTTATTTAGACCACTTCAGCAGGGCACTGCAGTATGAATATGCTTCTAAAGGAATCTTTGTACAGAGTCTCATCCCATTCTACGTGGCCACCGACGTGACCACACCCGGCAGCTTTCTGCACAAGTGTCCGTGGTTGGTGCCTTCACCGAAAGTTTATGCACATCATGCTGTTTCTACCCTTGGCATTTCGAAAAGGACCACAGGATACTGGTCCCATTCTATCCAG ttcCTTTTTGCACAGTATATGCCTGAATGGCTCTGGGTGTGGGGAGCAAATGTTCTCAATCGTTCTTTACGTAAGGAGGCCTTATCCTGCAAAGCATGA